Sequence from the Gemmatimonadota bacterium genome:
CGAAAATAGCGAGATTGCATTAAAGCACTGGCATACAGCACCGGAAAAGCCGCTGCTGACTACTGATACAGGAGATCGCAAATGATTTTGAGTATTGATCAGGGCACTACGGGGACAACTGCGTTGGTGTTGGATTCTCAGGGAGAAATTTTGGGACGGGGATATTCGGAGTTTCGACAAATTTTTCCGCGTCCCGGATGGGTATCGCACGATGCAACGGAGATATGGGATACGACACTGAAAGTTATTGGCCTCGCAATCGCAGAGGCGGGGATAGATGCCTCAGACGTAAAAGGCATTGGTATTGCCAATCAGCGCGAGACGACTGTCTTATGGGACCGGAGAACGGGTGAACCCGTTCACGACGCGATTGTCTGGCAGTGTCGGCGCACGGCGGATTTGTGTGCCCTATATCGCGCAGATGGTCTCGAAGACATGGTCCGTGAAAAGACGGGACTGGTCATTGATGCTTATTTTTCGGCGAGTAAGATCGTGTGGTTGCTCGATCGCGTCTATGGCCTGCGCGAGGGGGCAGAGCAGGGTGAGGTGTGTTTTGGCACTGTGGATAGTTTTTTGTTGTACAAACTCACGGGGGGGACTGTTCACGCGACTGATTATACCAATGCATCGCGCACGATGATTTACAATATTCACAAGAGGAAGTGGGATGACGAGCTGTTGGAGATTTTTGATATTCCCGAGGGCATACTTCCCAAAGTGCGATCATCGTCTGGCGACTTTGGAACCACTGTGGATTTGGGCATCTTGCCTGCGGGCATTCCCATTGGCGGGATTGCAGGCGATCAGCAAGCCGCGCTTTTTGGGCAACGCGGCGTTTTCAAAGGCGATATTAAAAATACGTATGGCACGGGGTGTTTTACACTTTTTCAAACGGGAGATCGGGCTGTACAATCCGCGCATGGTCTGTTGACGACGCTTGCGTGTGGGCCTTCTGGACGCGTATCCCACGCACTTGAGGGCGCGGTGTTCAGCGCGGGCGCAACGGTTCAATGGCTGCGCGATGGTTTGGGGATTATTGATACCGCTGCTGAGACCGAGGCCTGGTCCCAGGCGATTGACGATACGGGAGGTGTGTATTTTGTTCCCGCATTTACTGGTTTGGGTGCGCCGCACTGGGATGCGGATGCACGGGGGATGATTGTGGGGATTACGCGGGGCACAGGGCGCGCTCACCTCGCGCGCGCAGCCCTGGAGTCCATTGCCTATCAGTCCACCGATCTCGTCCATGCGATGGCTGCCGATGCCGGTCAGTCTGTGGCGAGTTTGCTCGTGGATGGAGGAGC
This genomic interval carries:
- the glpK gene encoding glycerol kinase GlpK, coding for MILSIDQGTTGTTALVLDSQGEILGRGYSEFRQIFPRPGWVSHDATEIWDTTLKVIGLAIAEAGIDASDVKGIGIANQRETTVLWDRRTGEPVHDAIVWQCRRTADLCALYRADGLEDMVREKTGLVIDAYFSASKIVWLLDRVYGLREGAEQGEVCFGTVDSFLLYKLTGGTVHATDYTNASRTMIYNIHKRKWDDELLEIFDIPEGILPKVRSSSGDFGTTVDLGILPAGIPIGGIAGDQQAALFGQRGVFKGDIKNTYGTGCFTLFQTGDRAVQSAHGLLTTLACGPSGRVSHALEGAVFSAGATVQWLRDGLGIIDTAAETEAWSQAIDDTGGVYFVPAFTGLGAPHWDADARGMIVGITRGTGRAHLARAALESIAYQSTDLVHAMAADAGQSVASLLVDGGAVVNDFLMQFQADILDVPVIRPKQVETTALGAGMLAGLATGVWDDAVALADINPPQRTFEPAMSQDRREALLAGWHKAVERTLLA